AAACTTAACCTTAACCAGCCCGGGGACTGGACCATCGAAAGTGACGTGCACCGCATAATTCGTGCGGTGCTTCATCTGGCCAACGACCAACTAGGTGCCGACGGTTCCTGGATCTGGCGGAATCAGCCGGATCGTTTTGAACAGCGTGATCCACGCCAGGTCAAAAGCAAACAGCAACACGGCCAGGATGAAGATCAACGAGATAACCACGATGACACTTCGCCACAGCTCAGCCTTGGAAGGCCAAGTAACCTTAGTCATTTCGGCTTCGACGTTAATCAAAAAGTTGGCAAACGTCGGCCAGTTAATCAATCGGTATGCAATCCAAAAACCAATGGCGCCAAGTGCCCCTGGGATCACCCAGTGCAACTTCATCGAAGTCAGATCAGCATACGAACCGAGCCACTGATACAGCTGGTAAGCAGCGATCGCAATGAGCACCCAAATCGCAATCAGGGTAGCCTGGCGGGCAATTCTACCTTGATTCCGCTTGAACCGTCCCGTCTGCACCATCTCGCTGAGCAGGGAAGGGGAACTAGCGGTCTTCTCCTTGGCCATGGTCACTCTCAGTCTTTGGCGTTCCTGCCGCGGCGACGTCGCTGGTGTTTATCTTCCAGGATGACTTTACCGGTGCGACTCGCCCAACAAGTTTGGTAACACCAACGAAAAAGCAGGGGCGGAGGGAATCGAACTCTCAACATCTGGATTTGGAATCCAGCGCTCTGCCAATTGAGCTACGCCCCTAGCAGCATCGCCGGACA
This genomic interval from Bremerella sp. JC817 contains the following:
- the secE gene encoding preprotein translocase subunit SecE; the protein is MAKEKTASSPSLLSEMVQTGRFKRNQGRIARQATLIAIWVLIAIAAYQLYQWLGSYADLTSMKLHWVIPGALGAIGFWIAYRLINWPTFANFLINVEAEMTKVTWPSKAELWRSVIVVISLIFILAVLLFAFDLAWITLFKTIRLIPPDPGTVGT